A genomic stretch from Mya arenaria isolate MELC-2E11 chromosome 10, ASM2691426v1 includes:
- the LOC128206971 gene encoding uncharacterized protein LOC128206971, translating into MATFLIGFGVLVGLLIVFSVNEVFGVKCYHCNTQVNKTCNDPFKKDSFEGKECPKGCMTQSGNDPDGYFVVNRGCSDMYGTTCVDRPLHTLAHTCYCSTSLCNSDEHEPRSSAAGVANVIVVLRVLKWLYLHDVMFDIV; encoded by the exons atgGCGACATTTCTTATCGGTTTCGGGGTGCTTGTCGGATTACTGATAGTATTTTCGG taaacGAGGTGTTTGGTGTCAAATGTTACCATTGCAACACGCAAGTTAATAAAACGTGCAACGATCCCTTTAAAAAGGACAGCTTTGAAGGAAAAGAATGTCCCAAAGGATGCATGACACAATCCGGAAATGACCCCGACGGATACTTCG TGGTCAATAGAGGATGTTCGGACATGTATGGGACAACATGTGTCGATAGACCACTTCACACACTAGCGCATACGTGCTATTGTAGTACGTCTCTCTGCAACTCCGATGAACACGAACCCCGATCATCGGCGGCTGGTGTCGCCAACGTCATTGTGGTTCTGCGCGTGTTGAAATGGCTTTATCTTCATGACGTCATGTTCGATATTGTATAA